A region of the Dermatophagoides farinae isolate YC_2012a chromosome 7, ASM2471394v1, whole genome shotgun sequence genome:
agataaaattgaatattttctacGTGAAACATTGCCAAATTTTCCAtgcaattcaaatgatgatgatccaaataaaattgttgcCGATCATCAATCAGCATTGGGTCCAGCATTACAGGCTGCATTCAGATTAATATCACCAACTGGTGGACGAATTACACTAATACAGACTAGTCTACCAAGTGCCGGTAATCTATCCGATGGTTGTGTACTGCAGAATCGTGAAGATCCAAATCAACGAACaataaattcgaatcaatcgaatcagGCATTAACACCATTATTGAATCCGGCAAcggattttttcaaaaaattagCCCTTGAATGTTCAGAACATCAAGTTACAGTTGATCTATTTAATctttcaccatcattttcCGATCTTGCTACGGTAGCTGCAATAGCTAAATATAGTGGTGGATCTATCAAATATTATGGTGGTAGCGGTACTGGTGCTGGAACAATGAATCCATTAGCGATAAATTCGATGCTTTTACGATTTGAAGAAGATATGAAACATTATCTGACCAGATCGATTGGTTTCGAAGCTGTAATGCGTTTACGTTCAACACGTGGTATCAATATTCATACGTTtcatggaaatttttttgttcgttccACTGATTTGATTGCATTACCAAATGTAAATCCAGATTCAGCATATGGAATACAATTGAGCATTAGTGAAGATTTACgtgattttaatcaaatttgttttcaagcTGCATTATTATATACAAATTCAACTGGTGAACGGCGTATACGTGTACATACAATTGCCTTACCAGTTGTATCTGATCTGATCGATATAATGGATTCAGCTGATCATGATGCTattacatcattattaactAAAATGGCTGTTGATCGTTCATGTCAAGCATCGATACAGGATGCACGTGAAGCATTGATCAATGCAAATATTGATCTAATCAGTGCATTCCGTTTGATACATACACCACCATATCCAGGATTGTTTATTTCATATCATACACGTTTATTGCCATTATATACATTggcattattgaaaaatgtaagtacattttttttcaatgaaattaccGATCGAATtttaatggatttttttcaccactgtttttttttctgtagaCGGCTTTTCGTTTAGGAATCTCTACACGTATTGATGAACGTGTTTATGCAATGGAACAGATGAAATCTATGCCACTGAAATATATTATGCTTTACATTTATCCACATTTATATCcattacatcatcaatttgatccaaaacaatcatcaccaatgccattacaattatcatttgCTAATATCGATCGTAATGGTGTTTATCTATTGGATACAtatgatcatttatttatttatatttgtaaATCTGTACATCCACAATTTTTATCGGATGTATTCAATGTAACACAATGGTCACAGATACCGGATGAAggtgatcaacaacaactacaacaacaacaacaatcacaggCAGCCTTTACAACGCCACCATCAATTACAATGATGACCAGACCACCACAATCGtcattaaataataatacaaatcataatcatgctCAAATGAATGGTTTTCTAcctaatcaaatgatgactatgaataacaataatggtATGGATGatccaccatcaacatctaCAGATACAAGTAGTAATGATATTGTGGCTGGTGGCGCtatacaaaataatgatcaacattcatcaacagccaataataatgttgatgatgataataatttgacattggcaacaaaacaaaaacaaaaacgatcaCCATGTCCATTGATAACATTaccatttttgaataatgaaacatCTGAACATATAcatgaatttattgaaaaattattggatGATCGGCCATTTAAACCTAGTTTTCATATATTAAGGTAAGCATCAAGGTGGATAGAAATTGATTGGTTATTttctaattgaattttgttttcatatatatagagagGATAGCCGTTTACGATATTCATTTCTACAATACATGTATGATGATCGTAATGAATCGGCATTTAGCTATTATGAATTTCTACAACATTTACAACAAAATCtggaaaaataatgataccACCAGGATTGTTTGACTTGAAATGAgatgaaaacattcaaatgatgcaatttcatttttgattttttttttattaatgatcttatgatgatttattatatattattggtataatttttgtttgtttatccatatgttttacacacacacacacacagaaacacaaacacaaacattcgatgagaaaaaaaaataaagaaaagatgatgatgatgatgaaaatttttgtgtttctctatcatcatcattatttggataaacatacaaataatgatttgaaaattttcattaacgTCTTGGTATGATTGGACCACGACTGCTACCACCAACTGTATTACCTCGTCCACGGCCACGTGCCActataattgatgataaaattagtAATAATTGTGgaataatttattgaaaagaTTCATTACCTTGTGCACGTAATATGGCCGATTTTCCACGATTAGCTGTTGATCCACCTTTGACCATTTTCTTGAACATTGGTGCATTTTTCAACATATCCGGCAGTATTAGAAAACGAATTTTTGATCCAcgaatgaaaacattttccaATTGTGCAACACGACCATCACGATATGTAACGGTTATATTGGACATTTGACAATTCATATTATCTTCAGCTTCCACTAATTTTCCACGATAAACTTCGCCCATAATCGTTTCACAGGTAATAATGTGACCTTCAGCTTCGTGTAATACTTTGATTGGAACACcgattgacattttttatttttgttgtaaataaaaatttaaatttttttgttgaattttgaaaatctttGTGTGCATAACAATACAATATAGCCGCgaatacaaaaacaatgctcttttttttcaagccGCTATGGAACGCTGCTGTCAAaatagttattattattattatggttaaAATAGTCACCGAAAATTCGAATTGTAACAAAATTGCtgaattgacaaaaaatcaaaaagaaaagaaaaaattttttggcttcgatcatcattaatatttgtCGTTATTATCATGGAATTTCTTACTTGATTTGACTTTATCATATATGAACGGAAACAagtcaagtgaaaaaaaacgcctaccaaataaaaaaaaatttcatttcatcatcaaaaaaaaaaatcctgatACAATGTTGatcagatgataatgattaatgaatgattcgTGATATGTTCGTGATACTCCAATTGACTTTGAATGTAACCAATTGTATTGACTACTGGATTCGTGAATAAAGTTTTTTACCATAAAtggcaaacaacaacagccatgGAAAAGGAAAAGAATCGAATTTCGAAATCTGATTAccaattgatcatgatgatgatgataatgatcaatcgatcatcattagtgttcatttcattagcCTCAATAAAACAAAGTATTGCAGAAAAAGGAACCTAACaatgacaacgacgacgacaaaaaaaatatcgatttaATGGACGATGTGACAAGTCATCTCATCGATTCATTATATAGAGAATCTTTCAACCTTGAAATTCAAGAAACGTtgcattttttaaattccatTACAAATGGTTATTTCATCCGAATtcggattcattttttttcacatccaAATGGctatagaaacaaaaactatTGATCAATCTGACTATAAATGTcaatgttcaacaacaatagattaaaaacaacaaaaccatttttttgtgttgtttgatgaaaatcaaattatgtAAATTGCTTgattataacaacaacaacaactactacCTTTACATTTATCAAATGGGAATCACGTATCCACATCAAGCAAATATGTTCAATTCCAATACACAACAGATCAAtttattctgtgtgtgtgtgtgtatgaatttCCATAATTCGGTCATATGAAAACATTATGAATATGGAAAATCATGACAGAATAAAAAGTGGCTAAAAATATCGTCCCggtgaagagaaaaaaaatccaaagcAATTATGTAAACagagaaaatttcaaaagtttcaattcccaaacttcatcatcattatcatttgtataCAAGCTGAAATTATGATAATATgtatctcatcatcatcatcatcatcatcattacggAAATGTTaacgacaaacaaaaaccattttcattattattataatgaacttgagattcattataatataatcaaatgGCCGATTGTTtggaaaataatcaacaaatcatTCATACAGTAGCACAAaacatcattaccattttgAACAATCGactaaatgaaatgttttttttttgttctctcgatgatgtttttgtcTTTGTATCCATgtaagtttgtttttgtttttgttttaattcgGAAATTCCGGTTTCCgggaaacatttttttttcaattcccTTTGAGGgactacacacacatgcatgtatttattttcatttctatagaataaacagaaaaaagaatttcatatgatacaaacaacaagctaatatttattatagtcatttttgtcaaacatgcatgcacacacacacacacacacacacaatgatgatgatgacaaaattttccaattcatgTGTCTAACATAATTcttaattaatcaaataataataatttagtCATATGCATGAATTtgccagagaaaaaaaaatctatcgtAAATcatgtagtttttttttatttgaaatgaaattttgaccaaatttttccaacaacAGTGAAAATAGTTGGAAAAATTTGCCGAATGGTTTATAGTTGATTTATTGTggtcattcatatataataGCAACCACCaaagataatcatcatcattattattattattatccgaTGAGTTTCATAGTCATggttcattatcataatgatgatgatgatcttgatgaTTATCTTTTTGATCCATTTGGATTGTAGAAActagaaaaattattcatcaacataaaacacagcaaaaaaaaaaaaaaccgaaccagaatttattttcatggtTGGTTGACCATCACAATAAATGGTCATTCGGTttattctctctttctctctctcattcgtttttttatgTCATTACAAAAATTGgatcaatcgaatttttttctgggtaattatcaaaattgaatttgtgtCATTCCGTTGTGGTGGTCGGTTGAtattaatcaaattcattcctGTTGGTTTTCGGCTaatcgaattcaatttatcGTTACTCAATGTGGTCATctgatttcattgattcaaatttttttttgtcacacaataaaaaaaaatttacatccAAATTcacttttgattttgattaattgattgattgatagatTGAAATGTTAGCAATTCTGTATGTGTGGTTATCGTTATGGTTTCCCTGCAATAATGACATTTTTCTCATAAATTCCAGCCagtaacacacacacacatacacataaacaggtaaacatttgattaatgacaatgatgatgtaatttGTGATTCTATagaatatattgaatgaaattctgtAGATTccaatcattaaaaaaaatgctacAACACAtagattatatatataataaacacGGACACACAGGTAAAGAATtctcttttttattatttgaattacaCTAGGTTCCACTATTTTCCatgaccaaaaaataaaatggacaTGAAATATAGACTGtgaatttgtgtgtgtgtgtgtgtgtgtgaaactTTTAGTTTTGTTCCATGATATAATCTATTTGTTGGATGTGTTCATACTtcttgtatgtgtgtgtgtgtgtgataacaacaatgacacgcaatgaaacacacacacacacacacacacatataccgataaaaaaaactcataaTCCTGAGTTATTTCTAAACAAAACCACAATGTTTAATATAACAATgtgtttgcgtgtgtgtgtgtgtatgtatggaCAAGaacaatagcaaaaaaaaaaaattttgaaaccaaaagaaaaaaaatggaccaGCCTTATGAGagtttcaaaatgaatgaatgaatgataaaaaaacaaaaaaaaaccaaaatattTGAGGTAAAATAAAGACCAAGAATTGAGAGAGTATGTTCTGGAATTGGGTTTCTCGGTCGGTCggtttgaatcatcatcatcatcatcatcatcaacacaagAATCTATCCATTCATGAataaattcgaatgattcaCCTTCTATATCATCAAGATTGCTATTACTATATATTATTGAGGATTAACAGTTTCCATTCCAGTGGTAGTAGTATTAGTAGTAATGGTAGCAGTAATATTCataaaagaatattctttacatttgatttataaaaaaattatacttAACCACTACTTAACTTATACTAAcgaacaacagaaaaaaacatgcaTTTGCAATACTATCCCTTTTTCACCGGATACTCAGAATATTCCCGATTCCACATCTACAcacatatattatattaacTATATATATTTCTAATATGCCACTACTttgtttcatgttttttttctataaacAGAATTTCTATCAAATTCTATTTGCGTGCATACGATTCTTGGACCAAGTCTGTCTGTTTGTTGTAAAtcgttcgattttttttctctttctctctatgTTTTTATGTGTGGTATGTTTAtgttgttcgtttttttttctactctTCTTCTacttaccatcatcatcgtcatcatcaaacatcaacattatcatcatcatcatcatcatcatcatcatcgtttttaaGAATCATCCtcttgaagaattttttttttcgttttgctCATTTTTCCCATATCATACatccggtttttttcttattcttctTCACTCCACTTCATTATCtacaattatcaaattcaaaagagtgaaaaaaatgaattccaatgatgataatataatgtgtgtgtgtgtgtgtgtttgggtttgtttgttgattacaTAGCTTTGATTTGATAGTCTTTGAAAATTGCCAAACAGCAATATTCATTCTACAtcgattcatcaatgatgataattctatTAGTGATGTGTAAACTAATCTGATTTAGATTGATTGGATGAATATTTGCCTGTGTATCAACCTTAATATATTAGGTTCagattaattaattagtgtaatcaatcgaattatttggatatcatcattacattttgataacgatgacttaattatcaatcattgtgtgtgtgtttgtgtttgaacacaatattcattcatcataatcgatgaCATCGAAATAATAGaatccaatcaaattgatcaacaaaaaaaaaatttttttattcaggTCAACTGTTTTTCTTGTGTCTGTTAATTTTAACATCCCAAAAAAGGTaagaatattatttttttttatattttaataAAGGTTATTCTGGtgcaacatcatcatcatcatcatcatctttatttgaTCGTAGATGAtagaataaattcattcacattgttTAGCTTGAATATGttcgtgtatgtgtgtgtgtgtgtgtgtgtgtgtgtgtgggaatTTCCGTGGCATcggaatatataaatattataatttttttcttattttttttcgtcatcatcgtcatcgacCTCGTTTTGGAAACGATAATTCGACAAAACAACGTCGATGGTCGAGGTTAATAATGACGTATGAactatgatcatcatcatcatcatcgccatagccatttattcattcgacAATGACACTGATGTtcaggatgatgataaatatggaagaaaaaacgcccacacatacaaaaataacaatttgatttgaactttaaaaaaagacagcaatagaaaaaaaacaaatgtcgATTGAacgggattttttttttgtttcattctatttttattttattttttgctacaaacaaaaatctatcAATTAACGGACAATggaatcaatcgaatcaatcgaatctttttttttggcttttatTGTCCACAAAATTgttattcaaattgattgattgatatgtgtgtgtgtttgtgtgttcaTGTCGATACATTCACAATGTTCTTTATGgatcgattgatgaaattcaatttaaatcgtatcgaatcgaatcgaatcgaatgcaaattgaaaaacaaaataatcaatcaaacagaacaaataaaataaaaaatagatGAAAGAGAAATAATTGctacatttaaaaaaaaacttgaacaatctctctctctttttctcatGTTCATTCTGTGAACAATCTTCgtcatcatatataaaaacGAATTAATGATCgtaaaaaatataatatatgaaaaatgaatattattacatctttttatttcttctcTTATCTTTATACTACGAAAAGAAGaataatgaacaagaattcaattcttgattctatgcaatttatttgttttctgttCCATGTTTAATggcatattcattcattcattcattcattgtaacaacagcagcaacaaaaatcatataaatgtagcaataaaataataaataataatgacaataacaataatttttttgtctgtctgtctgtttgtttgtttgtttgaatgcaaaaaataaaaaacaaataaaatgcaAAGCTAAAagcaaaatgaatgaatgaatgaatatttcaaaCATATGAAAGCTTTACAAAACTTgacatattttcattttttttttgttgttcagaaatgagaaaaacaactaagattgaatgatgattatgagaatccttttaaatttcaaaaacatcattgatCCTCAAAACGGATTCTTTTGAATATACAAATCAACCAATACAGTGTGGAGAtggaatcgttttttttctgttttgttttgtcgaAAATCAGTtgagacaacaaaaaaaaaaacaaaaaccaaattatgatttttttctctctcttctaaaaaacaacaacaacaaacatattTTGGCCATTCATTTGTGTGATggttatatattttatttttgggttttcttttttttcccatattTATATATCTATATACACTAATtgtgaaatgatgaatgttttttttttgcttgtgatgagaaacaaaatattgatgctgatgctggtggtggtggtggtggtggttgttaccgaaaataaaaccacagagagagaaagaaaaacaattctTATGTTTCTATCTTTAGAgaatcttcttcatcatcatcattttcccgctacacacacacacagactaTAAACATTCTAAATATCAATttaatatgtgtgtgtgtgtgtgttttttatttgaattgagTGAATCCTCAAAGCTGTGCTGGCTATTGCTAATGACTGTGAtgactgtgtgtgtttgaatatgaatgatgtaATTGATACATAACAAAATTGCCTGGGtaccggttttttttgttttctttctcatGAAATATGGTCTAAAAAActagcattttttttatttg
Encoded here:
- the Sec24AB gene encoding LOW QUALITY PROTEIN: protein transport protein Sec24AB (The sequence of the model RefSeq protein was modified relative to this genomic sequence to represent the inferred CDS: deleted 1 base in 1 codon) — translated: MNRFPPPQMMYPNAFPASPQSPSSTMVTNSGKYPSSPPPPPPPVNNNIQQQQYGNPQQLPQHSMMMNHQQSSNNNRHPQPPPVSSLPHFPQQQYPSSISQMNQNIPPQQQQQQPPPLHNHSANTTQQHHHLHQHHGMDQLTQKMGSMVVNQGWNQMFNRLEAVNLLAEKDIYTKAVQQKRQQQQQQQLNSQQQQQQRRDDLSCDKDVMRCTMHKIPETASLLQKSRLPLGILLHPFKDDPNIPVIQDSVIVRCRSCRTYINPYVRLLDQRRWQCNLCHRINEVPEEFIYDYQSRRMIDIMTRPELNHGSIEFVASVEYMVRPPQPAIYLFVFECTSSAVQLGYIRYLASALLASIDQIPGDSRTLIGFIAFDSKLHFFNLNDDRPVHMIMPDIHDVFLPHADCLLVKFHSCRDKIEYFLRETLPNFPCNSNDDDPNKIVADHQSALGPALQAAFRLISPTGGRITLIQTSLPSAGNLSDGCVLQNREDPNQRTINSNQSNQALTPLLNPATDFFKKLALECSEHQVTVDLFNLSPSFSDLATVAAIAKYSGGSIKYYGGSGTGAGTMNPLAINSMLLRFEEDMKHYLTRSIGFEAVMRLRSTRGINIHTFHGNFFVRSTDLIALPNVNPDSAYGIQLSISEDLRDFNQICFQAALLYTNSTGERRIRVHTIALPVVSDLIDIMDSADHDAITSLLTKMAVDRSCQASIQDAREALINANIDLISAFRLIHTPPYPGLFISYHTRLLPLYTLALLKNTAFRLGISTRIDERVYAMEQMKSMPLKYIMLYIYPHLYPLHHQFDPKQSSPMPLQLSFANIDRNGVYLLDTYDHLFIYICKSVHPQFLSDVFNVTQWSQIPDEGDQQQLQQQQQSQAAFTTPPSITMMTRPPQSSLNNNTNHNHAQMNGFLPNQMMTMNNNNGMDDPPSTSTDTSSNDIVAGGAIQNNDQHSSTANNNVDDDNNLTLATKQKQKRSPCPLITLPFLNNETSEHIHEFIEKLLDDRPFKPSFHILREDSRLRYSFLQYMYDDRNESAFSYYEFLQHLQQNLEK
- the SmD3 gene encoding small ribonucleoprotein particle protein SmD3, giving the protein MSIGVPIKVLHEAEGHIITCETIMGEVYRGKLVEAEDNMNCQMSNITVTYRDGRVAQLENVFIRGSKIRFLILPDMLKNAPMFKKMVKGGSTANRGKSAILRAQVARGRGRGNTVGGSSRGPIIPRR